In a genomic window of uncultured Sphaerochaeta sp.:
- a CDS encoding aldo/keto reductase, which translates to MNYTANEQRYETMTYRRAGKSGLKLPVLSLGLWHNFGSEAEEQVCNDVITTAFDHGITHFDLANNYGPPGGSAESRFGKILSHQLKSYRDELIISTKAGYYMWPGPYGEWGSRKYLISSCDQSLKRMGLEYVDIFYHHRPDPDTPLEETMGALAQLVRQGKALYVGISNYKAKDAVKAIALLKELGCPCVLNQVRYSLLDRWVETDGLLDAMDNNAGTICFSPLAQGLLTSRYLDGSIPQDSRANEKRFLKPEMITEKRVALLNKLNAIAQTRNQSLSEMAISWLLRDERVTSVLIGARNKNQLLENLKAVEKPSTFSKEELAAIMAVLKEWE; encoded by the coding sequence ATGAACTATACAGCAAATGAACAACGCTATGAAACCATGACGTATCGGAGGGCAGGAAAGAGTGGCCTGAAGCTTCCTGTTCTCTCCCTCGGACTGTGGCACAACTTTGGCTCGGAAGCAGAAGAGCAGGTGTGCAATGACGTGATCACCACCGCTTTCGACCACGGCATCACCCACTTCGACCTGGCAAACAACTATGGACCTCCGGGTGGCAGTGCAGAGAGCCGTTTCGGCAAGATTCTCTCACACCAGCTCAAGAGCTATCGGGATGAACTCATCATCTCCACAAAAGCCGGCTACTACATGTGGCCGGGTCCGTATGGTGAGTGGGGGAGCCGCAAATACCTGATCTCCAGTTGCGACCAGAGCCTGAAGCGGATGGGCCTTGAGTATGTGGACATCTTCTACCACCACCGTCCCGACCCCGATACCCCGCTTGAGGAGACCATGGGTGCTTTGGCGCAATTGGTGCGACAGGGAAAGGCCCTCTATGTGGGCATTTCCAACTACAAGGCGAAGGATGCGGTGAAAGCCATTGCCCTGCTCAAGGAGCTCGGCTGCCCGTGCGTACTCAACCAGGTACGGTACTCCCTGCTCGACCGTTGGGTGGAAACCGATGGTCTGCTCGATGCCATGGACAACAATGCCGGTACTATTTGCTTCTCGCCCCTTGCCCAAGGTCTTCTGACCTCCCGTTATCTGGATGGGTCCATTCCCCAGGACAGCAGGGCGAATGAGAAGCGCTTCCTCAAGCCTGAGATGATCACAGAAAAGCGGGTGGCGTTGCTGAATAAGCTCAATGCAATTGCCCAAACAAGAAATCAGAGCCTTTCTGAGATGGCCATCAGTTGGCTCTTACGGGATGAGCGTGTCACCAGTGTTCTCATCGGGGCGAGAAACAAAAACCAGCTTCTGGAGAACCTGAAGGCAGTGGAGAAGCCCAGCACATTCAGCAAGGAAGAGCTTGCTGCCATCATGGCGGTGCTCAAGGAGTGGGAGTAG
- a CDS encoding BMP family protein, which yields MKKRIVLLALVMCLASSMVFAAGAKESASVSGPKGPGDYKIVLILPGPINDQSWNATNYAGLVKCNEELGTQMEYIENVQAPDYESTFRNYAERGYDLIMAAGTQFDEAANKVAASYPKTTFCVVNGMVASGANVAPIFPKEYEASYVAALLAGEVTKNGHFATIGGFPNDAMVKLLDVYEKVSVDIAKSRGITGAKAVRAFANSWDDVALGKQMTETMIDNGADTMFIYANQVGLGGIQAAKEKGAKFIGFSGDQTTIDPNTVVASIIFDFETFYTWAVKQYMEGTLAGNTVHMAGIKEGIFKPVFTTHISKAVQDKVLAGMDKAAKGEVDFASMFSTK from the coding sequence ATGAAGAAACGTATTGTGTTGCTCGCGTTGGTGATGTGTTTGGCTTCCTCGATGGTGTTTGCAGCCGGAGCCAAAGAATCTGCATCGGTTTCTGGACCCAAGGGACCTGGAGACTACAAGATTGTGCTGATCCTTCCCGGTCCGATCAATGACCAGAGTTGGAATGCCACGAACTATGCAGGCTTGGTCAAGTGCAATGAGGAGTTGGGCACGCAGATGGAGTACATCGAGAATGTGCAGGCTCCCGACTATGAATCGACGTTCCGCAACTATGCCGAGCGTGGGTATGATCTGATCATGGCTGCCGGAACGCAGTTTGATGAAGCTGCAAACAAGGTTGCTGCCAGTTATCCGAAGACAACCTTCTGCGTTGTAAACGGTATGGTGGCCAGCGGAGCCAATGTGGCCCCGATTTTCCCCAAAGAGTATGAAGCAAGCTATGTTGCAGCACTGCTTGCAGGTGAAGTGACCAAGAATGGTCATTTTGCAACCATCGGCGGATTCCCCAACGATGCCATGGTGAAACTGCTTGATGTCTATGAGAAAGTCTCTGTGGATATTGCCAAGTCACGTGGCATCACCGGGGCAAAGGCCGTCAGGGCTTTCGCAAACAGTTGGGATGATGTTGCACTGGGCAAGCAGATGACCGAGACCATGATCGACAATGGTGCAGATACCATGTTCATCTATGCCAACCAGGTTGGCCTTGGTGGCATCCAGGCTGCAAAGGAGAAGGGTGCGAAATTCATCGGTTTCTCCGGTGATCAGACCACCATCGATCCCAACACCGTTGTTGCATCCATCATCTTCGATTTCGAGACGTTCTATACCTGGGCTGTAAAGCAGTATATGGAAGGAACCCTCGCAGGCAATACGGTCCACATGGCCGGTATCAAGGAAGGCATCTTCAAGCCAGTGTTCACCACGCATATCAGCAAAGCCGTGCAGGACAAGGTCCTTGCCGGAATGGATAAGGCTGCAAAGGGTGAAGTGGATTTCGCTTCCATGTTCAGCACAAAGTAA
- a CDS encoding ABC transporter ATP-binding protein, whose product MDTPFFELRGIDKYFSRVIANKDVSFAINQGEVLALLGENGAGKSTCMKILYGLYRADNGHIFKNGKEIHISSPRDAMKHRISMIQQHFSLVYAHTVTENIILGAKHGSINWKQEHEQIRQLATSYGFHIDPTKKIRDLSVGEQQKVEILKALYLDAHLLIMDEPTAVLTPQETDSLMAFVRTFVGKGNSVIFITHKLAEVMQVADRIIIMRNGMVHGDVLRSTTNAKDLSNMMIGHELSVPNVDSVAEVQDEILRLEHVTLQTGKEVPSLEDLSFSVHAGEIFGIAGVSGNGQQELCDVLCGRSSVSQGNIFLGSADITHTSIKHRIDLGLGYVPSDRQRFGMVMDMSLSENLMLRQSFDGHWTRYGFIRKKELDERMQELIDSFSVKAPGPEVVARSLSGGNQQKVIVAREVSGKSQVVIFDQPTRGLDLGAINHVHQTILAQRKEGKAILLISTELSEIFALSDRIAVLYKGKIQGVYPRGTLSTERIGLLMAGYREDATHER is encoded by the coding sequence ATGGATACGCCATTTTTTGAGTTACGGGGAATTGACAAGTATTTCTCCCGCGTAATCGCGAATAAGGATGTTTCGTTTGCCATCAACCAAGGGGAAGTGCTTGCCCTGTTGGGGGAGAATGGTGCGGGCAAGAGCACCTGCATGAAGATTCTCTACGGACTCTATAGGGCGGACAACGGGCACATTTTTAAAAACGGCAAAGAAATACACATCAGCAGCCCCCGGGATGCCATGAAGCACCGCATATCCATGATCCAGCAACATTTCTCCTTGGTGTATGCCCATACGGTCACCGAGAACATCATCCTCGGTGCCAAGCATGGTTCCATCAATTGGAAGCAGGAGCACGAGCAGATCCGTCAGCTTGCCACTTCCTATGGCTTTCATATCGATCCAACAAAGAAGATCCGTGATCTTTCGGTTGGGGAACAGCAGAAAGTTGAGATCTTGAAGGCCCTGTATCTGGATGCCCACCTGCTGATCATGGATGAGCCCACTGCGGTCCTCACTCCCCAGGAAACCGACTCGTTGATGGCGTTTGTCAGGACCTTTGTAGGCAAAGGCAACTCGGTCATCTTCATCACCCACAAGTTGGCTGAGGTGATGCAGGTAGCCGATAGGATCATCATCATGCGCAATGGGATGGTGCATGGGGATGTGCTTCGGAGCACTACCAATGCAAAAGATCTGAGCAATATGATGATCGGGCATGAATTGTCCGTTCCGAACGTTGATTCTGTTGCAGAGGTGCAGGATGAGATCCTGCGATTGGAACATGTTACCCTGCAGACAGGGAAAGAAGTCCCTTCGCTTGAGGACCTCTCATTTTCCGTACACGCAGGGGAGATATTTGGGATTGCAGGAGTATCGGGGAATGGGCAGCAGGAACTGTGTGATGTGCTGTGCGGCCGATCGTCGGTTTCCCAGGGGAATATCTTTCTAGGTTCTGCAGATATCACCCATACCTCCATCAAGCATCGTATCGATCTTGGGCTGGGATATGTTCCCAGTGATCGCCAACGCTTTGGGATGGTGATGGATATGAGCCTGAGCGAGAATCTCATGCTTCGCCAGAGTTTTGATGGTCATTGGACGCGGTATGGCTTCATCAGGAAGAAAGAGCTCGATGAGCGCATGCAAGAGCTCATAGACAGCTTCTCCGTAAAAGCGCCTGGACCTGAGGTGGTTGCCAGAAGCCTGTCAGGTGGGAATCAGCAGAAAGTGATTGTTGCACGCGAAGTATCAGGAAAGAGCCAAGTGGTCATCTTCGACCAACCGACTCGTGGATTGGATCTTGGGGCCATCAACCATGTGCACCAAACCATCTTGGCACAGCGCAAGGAAGGAAAGGCCATTTTGCTCATATCAACCGAACTGTCGGAAATCTTCGCTCTCAGTGATCGGATTGCCGTTCTCTACAAAGGAAAGATCCAAGGAGTATATCCAAGGGGTACGTTGAGTACGGAACGGATCGGCCTTTTGATGGCCGGTTACAGGGAGGATGCCACCCATGAAAGGTAA
- a CDS encoding ABC transporter permease, which yields MKGKLRDILLINAVAVLLGLFVSGLMILLLKKNPLEAFGLLFTSMVRDRYTIGDIFVKATPLMFTALAFAFTYKANLFNIGAQGQFYIGALVAVSVSLRFPQKWALLLVLVLVVLSSGLWGAAIGYAKAKFKANEFLISMMSTYVALALMNYLLRTRLLETKGEYPQTDPLLESIWLPKLLAGTRLHVGFILAVVACLGIWVLLYKTALGFRIRAVGYNGEAAATSGINTGRIHIAAFFISGSLAGLAGFTEVNGVQHMLLQGFNPDIGSIGIGIAILANANPIGIIFASILFGALRVGGQIMGQRSQIPSSIIDLMQGFVMVFVIMGYFVRNELDRKRKIRKLLLEEGGVQ from the coding sequence ATGAAAGGTAAACTCCGGGATATCCTGCTCATCAATGCGGTTGCCGTACTCCTTGGACTGTTTGTGAGCGGACTGATGATCTTGTTGCTGAAAAAGAATCCTCTTGAAGCCTTTGGGCTTTTGTTCACTTCCATGGTTCGTGACCGCTACACCATTGGGGATATCTTTGTAAAAGCCACACCCCTTATGTTCACGGCTTTGGCGTTTGCCTTCACCTATAAGGCGAATCTCTTCAACATTGGGGCGCAAGGCCAGTTCTATATCGGGGCTTTGGTCGCCGTCTCGGTCTCCCTGCGCTTCCCCCAGAAATGGGCGTTGTTGCTGGTCTTGGTCTTGGTTGTCCTTTCAAGCGGGTTGTGGGGTGCTGCCATCGGGTATGCCAAAGCAAAGTTCAAGGCGAATGAGTTTCTTATCTCCATGATGAGCACCTATGTGGCTCTTGCCCTTATGAACTATCTGCTTCGCACCAGACTGTTGGAGACAAAAGGCGAGTACCCGCAGACCGATCCTCTGTTGGAATCGATCTGGCTTCCCAAGCTTCTGGCAGGAACCCGCTTGCATGTTGGGTTCATCCTTGCGGTGGTGGCTTGTCTTGGTATCTGGGTCTTGTTGTACAAGACAGCTTTGGGATTCAGGATTCGTGCAGTTGGGTACAATGGGGAGGCCGCTGCGACCAGTGGCATCAATACCGGTAGGATTCATATTGCGGCATTCTTCATCAGCGGCTCTCTTGCCGGTTTGGCTGGCTTCACCGAAGTGAACGGTGTCCAGCACATGTTGCTGCAAGGATTCAACCCCGATATTGGCTCCATCGGCATCGGCATTGCCATTTTGGCAAATGCGAATCCGATCGGCATCATTTTTGCCTCCATTCTCTTTGGAGCCTTGCGGGTTGGAGGACAGATCATGGGACAGCGTTCCCAAATACCCTCTTCCATCATCGATCTCATGCAAGGGTTTGTCATGGTTTTCGTCATCATGGGCTACTTTGTACGAAACGAGTTGGATCGGAAGAGAAAGATCAGGAAGCTTCTTCTTGAGGAAGGAGGCGTGCAATGA
- a CDS encoding ABC transporter permease translates to MINLLARALMMSTPLLYGSLSEVIAERTGMMVTAIEGIFLIGAWAGFVGAYQSGSLAIGILCAMGAGLMTAALYGWITIYLKQHQIVTGTAINILIAGVCSFLQRVIFGVPLVPLTVVPLKQIPIPLLHSIPFIGPILFKQNILFYLLFLLVPATYVVLYKTALGLAIRSAGENPEAVDVAGINVKRVRFLAVLFSGLMGGVAGAFYSIGYLGMFTTSIINGRGWIAFAICFLGNWNPIGALVGTIIFGLTEALAIFMQSSGGTFLPNELFIALPYILTIILTISRRSFNVPAKLGTPYEKEQ, encoded by the coding sequence ATGATCAATCTCCTTGCCAGAGCCCTTATGATGAGCACCCCGTTGCTCTATGGATCGCTGAGTGAAGTCATTGCCGAACGAACGGGAATGATGGTTACCGCCATCGAAGGGATTTTCCTCATCGGCGCCTGGGCTGGATTTGTCGGGGCTTACCAGAGTGGCAGCCTGGCTATCGGAATCCTGTGTGCCATGGGTGCCGGACTCATGACGGCAGCTTTGTATGGATGGATCACCATCTACCTCAAGCAACATCAGATTGTCACGGGAACTGCCATCAACATCCTCATCGCCGGAGTGTGTTCATTCCTGCAGCGAGTGATCTTTGGTGTTCCGCTGGTTCCCCTTACGGTGGTTCCGCTCAAACAGATTCCCATTCCTCTGCTTCACTCCATACCCTTCATCGGTCCCATCCTGTTCAAGCAGAACATCCTTTTCTATCTGCTCTTCCTGCTGGTACCTGCCACCTATGTGGTTTTGTACAAGACCGCACTGGGCCTGGCCATCAGATCTGCAGGGGAGAACCCCGAAGCAGTTGATGTAGCCGGCATCAATGTGAAACGGGTGCGCTTCCTGGCCGTATTGTTCAGCGGTTTGATGGGAGGTGTTGCAGGGGCTTTCTACTCCATCGGATACTTGGGCATGTTTACCACGTCAATCATCAATGGACGGGGATGGATTGCATTCGCCATCTGCTTCCTGGGCAACTGGAATCCCATCGGTGCCTTGGTGGGGACCATCATATTCGGTCTTACGGAAGCCTTGGCAATTTTCATGCAGTCGAGTGGGGGGACGTTCCTTCCGAATGAGCTGTTCATTGCCTTGCCCTATATCCTCACCATCATCCTGACCATCAGCAGAAGGTCTTTCAATGTGCCTGCAAAACTGGGTACACCCTATGAGAAGGAGCAATGA
- a CDS encoding DUF1801 domain-containing protein, which yields METYHAEVDSYLSLLEEEKQKRLVLIRNLVHQMAPSCKEVIKYRMPTFVLPGKGDILSVAAFKAHIGLYPQPEAIEALQADLAGLKTSKGAIQLPLDQSLPLALVGKVIAYRLEALA from the coding sequence ATGGAAACATATCATGCAGAAGTCGATTCCTATCTCTCTCTCCTTGAAGAGGAGAAGCAGAAGCGGCTGGTTCTGATCAGAAACCTTGTGCATCAGATGGCTCCCTCCTGCAAGGAGGTGATCAAGTACCGGATGCCCACCTTTGTCCTTCCGGGCAAAGGGGACATCCTCTCGGTTGCCGCCTTCAAGGCGCACATCGGTCTCTATCCCCAGCCGGAGGCAATCGAGGCGCTGCAGGCTGACCTTGCCGGTTTGAAGACCAGCAAGGGAGCGATCCAGCTGCCCTTGGACCAGAGCCTTCCTTTGGCTCTGGTGGGAAAGGTCATTGCCTATCGCCTTGAGGCACTGGCTTAG
- a CDS encoding MerR family transcriptional regulator, with amino-acid sequence MEYTIKQVSELSGVTQRTLRHYEQLGLLNPRRKSGSGYRLYGKEDLVRLQQILFYRELDLGLSTIKSICLDPTFDLESALLEQKQLLEAKRNHLEQLLQNLTHTLQDVKGERTMQDHERFEGFKKQLVEENEKRYGEEVRKRYGEETAQRANAQMMGMDETTYNEFTALGETLLEKLREAAKQGDPTSESAMEIARMHKRWLGYTWGDYSAEAHRNLVQMYVDDERFAVYYHGNAEFLRDAVHHFLDIN; translated from the coding sequence ATGGAGTACACCATCAAGCAGGTTTCAGAACTGAGTGGAGTCACCCAACGGACTTTGCGTCACTATGAGCAGCTGGGACTGCTCAACCCACGACGCAAGAGTGGGTCGGGCTATCGGCTCTATGGCAAGGAGGATCTGGTGCGGCTTCAGCAGATTCTTTTTTACCGGGAGCTCGATCTGGGTCTTTCCACGATCAAGAGCATCTGCCTTGATCCCACCTTTGACCTGGAATCGGCGCTTTTGGAGCAAAAACAACTGCTCGAAGCGAAGCGAAACCATCTTGAACAGTTGCTTCAGAATCTTACCCACACACTGCAAGACGTGAAAGGAGAACGAACCATGCAAGACCATGAACGCTTTGAGGGATTCAAGAAACAACTGGTCGAGGAAAATGAGAAGAGGTATGGAGAGGAAGTGCGCAAGCGCTATGGAGAGGAGACCGCCCAGCGGGCCAATGCACAGATGATGGGTATGGATGAGACGACCTACAACGAATTCACAGCCCTTGGGGAAACCCTTTTGGAGAAGCTCAGGGAAGCTGCAAAACAAGGAGATCCCACTTCGGAGTCAGCGATGGAAATAGCACGGATGCACAAGCGCTGGTTGGGGTACACCTGGGGTGACTACTCTGCAGAAGCACACAGAAATCTGGTGCAGATGTACGTCGATGACGAGCGGTTTGCCGTGTACTACCACGGCAATGCTGAGTTCCTGCGTGATGCTGTGCACCACTTCCTGGACATCAACTAA
- a CDS encoding GGDEF domain-containing protein: protein MSNTFLARTTTQGLVQEAYWSDPVSLAIPYKTTLSELFDETNRAVFEKTFTKALLEKHKVFCSHVVVVEEELELCFFILSLDQNVFVLALDYLKELPTEFQERHKALLMRMIEQIAAMHARNSLQNSQVVYSHFEEIQRLNNQLVNTQRDLQRANKKLENLNQELNNRLVKDPLTSLVSRYQYRSEMQMVIATKPEALGLFAFIDIDAFKQINDTYGHGVGDEYLVGFSQRLKSLSVGYPTIAMRIAGDEFGLYIHDIPVADDSFLADMYAQFEKTVTNEPLQTSCGKLNISCSVGFAVFNRDTTNLYDLIDYADWAMYCAKKNGKHGWRSFEPLAFAQRHDQA, encoded by the coding sequence GTGAGCAATACCTTCCTGGCGAGAACCACAACCCAAGGACTGGTGCAGGAGGCCTATTGGTCAGACCCCGTCTCCTTGGCCATTCCTTACAAGACCACCCTCTCCGAACTCTTTGACGAAACCAACAGGGCTGTCTTCGAAAAGACGTTCACCAAGGCCTTGTTGGAAAAGCACAAGGTGTTCTGTTCCCATGTGGTGGTGGTTGAAGAGGAGTTGGAACTCTGTTTCTTCATCCTCAGCCTGGATCAGAACGTCTTTGTGCTCGCCTTGGATTATCTGAAAGAACTTCCCACCGAGTTTCAGGAACGACACAAGGCTTTGCTCATGCGCATGATCGAGCAGATTGCAGCCATGCACGCCCGCAATTCGCTGCAAAACTCACAGGTCGTCTACAGTCACTTCGAGGAGATCCAGCGGCTCAACAACCAGCTGGTCAACACCCAACGGGACTTGCAGCGGGCGAACAAGAAACTGGAGAACCTCAACCAGGAGCTGAACAACCGTTTGGTCAAGGACCCTCTCACCTCCTTGGTAAGCAGGTACCAGTACCGTTCGGAGATGCAGATGGTCATTGCAACCAAACCCGAGGCACTGGGGCTCTTTGCCTTCATAGATATCGATGCCTTCAAGCAGATCAACGATACCTATGGCCATGGCGTGGGAGATGAGTACCTGGTGGGGTTTTCCCAACGCTTGAAGTCCCTTTCTGTCGGATACCCGACAATTGCCATGCGCATTGCAGGTGATGAGTTCGGCTTGTATATCCATGACATTCCCGTAGCTGATGACTCCTTTCTTGCCGACATGTATGCACAGTTTGAGAAAACGGTGACCAATGAGCCGCTACAGACCTCCTGTGGGAAGCTGAACATCAGCTGCAGTGTCGGCTTTGCTGTCTTCAACCGTGACACCACCAATCTCTATGACTTGATCGACTATGCGGACTGGGCCATGTACTGTGCCAAGAAGAACGGCAAACACGGCTGGCGCAGCTTTGAGCCACTCGCGTTTGCCCAACGGCACGACCAAGCCTGA
- a CDS encoding cobalamin-dependent protein (Presence of a B(12) (cobalamin)-binding domain implies dependence on cobalamin itself, in one of its several forms, or in some unusual lineages, dependence on a cobalamin-like analog.), which produces MSLLLNSVDPKLITLAQKIFDQQFDQDPQLGQEMDERRKQLMFQDILYNFNFLTTAVTLEDEQIFSSYAIWLFELLCNLMKDLDRDRIKDQMVHHYQILGTFSDQLFSPDKAGLARKYLEKAISLTEGAVDDYPLSEQFLKGRHVEIRRAYLNALLRSDTNGAIRIIKEAEASGIRLEEIYEDIIRLAMLEVGELWHQNKITVDKEHYCTSTTQMILSLFYPTIFSQTGNQKKIVTCCIGSELHEMGGRMVSDLFEYHGWESIYLGSAVPVSSLVHALEEHHPDLVALSVTMPQYLGLCHDAVLAIRKAFPSILIAVGGRAFQTSGKIHERWPVDIHTDLASELIAWAEEKVIKP; this is translated from the coding sequence GTGAGCTTATTGCTTAACTCTGTCGATCCAAAGCTGATCACGCTGGCCCAGAAGATTTTTGACCAACAGTTTGACCAAGACCCACAGCTTGGCCAAGAGATGGATGAGCGGCGCAAGCAGCTCATGTTCCAGGACATCCTGTACAACTTCAACTTCCTCACCACTGCAGTCACCTTGGAGGACGAACAGATTTTCTCGTCCTATGCAATCTGGCTCTTCGAGCTCTTGTGCAACCTCATGAAAGACCTGGACCGAGACAGGATCAAGGACCAGATGGTCCACCACTACCAGATTCTCGGCACTTTCAGCGACCAGTTGTTCTCCCCGGACAAGGCAGGATTGGCACGCAAATACCTTGAGAAAGCAATTTCCCTTACCGAAGGGGCAGTGGATGACTACCCGCTTTCGGAACAGTTTCTGAAAGGACGCCACGTAGAAATACGGCGGGCCTATCTGAATGCACTGCTGCGCAGCGACACCAACGGGGCCATCAGGATCATCAAGGAGGCTGAGGCATCAGGCATCAGGCTGGAGGAAATCTATGAGGACATCATCCGCCTGGCAATGCTGGAGGTCGGGGAGCTGTGGCACCAGAACAAGATTACGGTGGACAAGGAGCACTACTGCACTTCCACGACGCAAATGATTCTCTCCCTCTTCTACCCAACCATCTTCAGCCAAACGGGCAATCAGAAGAAAATCGTGACCTGTTGCATCGGCAGTGAGCTGCATGAGATGGGTGGACGGATGGTAAGCGACCTGTTCGAGTATCATGGGTGGGAGAGCATCTATCTCGGATCTGCTGTTCCCGTCTCCTCATTGGTCCACGCACTTGAGGAACACCACCCCGATTTGGTTGCCCTCTCGGTAACCATGCCCCAATACCTGGGGCTCTGTCACGATGCGGTGCTTGCAATCAGGAAGGCCTTCCCCTCCATACTCATCGCCGTAGGGGGCCGGGCTTTCCAGACGAGCGGGAAAATCCATGAACGCTGGCCGGTAGATATCCATACTGATTTGGCGTCCGAATTGATTGCCTGGGCTGAGGAGAAGGTGATCAAACCGTGA
- a CDS encoding FadR/GntR family transcriptional regulator translates to MAKSDMLDDGKEVFMDISHISLSRTNLSQQVADHLEEVILSSPTSRVAEKLPSEMKLAKQYNVSRPIIREAMKLLQERGLITLKNGSGAYITRPETDTVMNAVNRIMQVDRIHNEDLTQVREILELSSVDLAVQKITDEELKQMDAILSKFEDKTLPLKERVKLDEQFHLAIAQAAGNELLTMFIGVLTSLLRDYMGKGILVEGGIEDAIARHRQIFQALQKRDPEAVHKAMSDHLKVSSLNVQFFDKQGSSPKKHG, encoded by the coding sequence ATGGCAAAATCCGATATGCTCGACGACGGCAAGGAGGTTTTCATGGATATCTCTCACATCTCACTTTCCCGAACGAATCTCAGCCAGCAGGTTGCTGACCATCTGGAAGAGGTCATTCTCTCCTCGCCCACCAGTCGGGTTGCCGAAAAACTTCCTTCGGAGATGAAGCTGGCCAAGCAGTACAATGTCAGCCGCCCGATCATCAGGGAAGCCATGAAACTCCTGCAGGAACGCGGCCTTATTACCCTGAAGAACGGAAGCGGGGCCTACATCACCCGTCCTGAGACGGATACGGTCATGAATGCGGTGAACCGCATCATGCAGGTCGACCGGATCCACAACGAGGATCTTACCCAGGTCCGCGAGATCCTGGAGCTTTCCAGCGTGGATCTGGCTGTACAGAAAATCACAGACGAGGAACTGAAACAGATGGATGCCATCCTCTCCAAGTTCGAGGACAAGACCCTCCCCCTGAAAGAGCGTGTCAAGCTGGACGAGCAGTTCCACCTGGCCATCGCCCAAGCTGCAGGGAACGAGTTGCTGACCATGTTCATCGGAGTTCTCACCTCTCTGCTTCGCGATTACATGGGCAAAGGGATCCTGGTCGAAGGAGGCATCGAGGATGCCATCGCCCGCCATCGCCAGATTTTCCAAGCACTCCAGAAGCGTGACCCTGAAGCGGTGCACAAGGCAATGTCCGACCATCTGAAGGTCTCGAGCCTGAACGTCCAATTCTTCGACAAGCAAGGATCTTCCCCCAAAAAGCACGGATAA
- a CDS encoding aldolase/citrate lyase family protein — translation MNRGSELRKRLNEGNLLGGHVFFNDPAITEAMARYGYDFIWIDAEHGPFDKQNLLMHIIAANAGGSAAFVRVTSTAIESIKWVLEMGIDGIILPMVMDEVEAKRALELCLYPPKGTRGFGPRRAIAYNSEETGHYLAQSEESFVRIIQIEHINAVRHIDAILSLEGLDAIIIGPNDLSASIGRLGDSLHPEVLELSRTIVAAAKRAGKPVGVSIGPDERTIRTYQEMGVDFLSTGDDISFLYQGSQRVFSLVGR, via the coding sequence ATGAACAGGGGATCGGAGTTGAGAAAGCGGCTGAACGAGGGGAACCTGCTTGGAGGCCATGTCTTTTTCAATGACCCTGCAATTACCGAAGCGATGGCACGCTACGGGTACGACTTCATCTGGATCGATGCAGAGCACGGTCCATTTGACAAGCAGAACCTGTTGATGCATATCATCGCTGCCAATGCCGGGGGTTCTGCAGCCTTTGTCCGGGTGACCAGCACTGCCATCGAGAGCATCAAGTGGGTGCTGGAGATGGGTATCGATGGCATCATCCTGCCGATGGTCATGGATGAGGTGGAAGCGAAGCGAGCCCTTGAGCTTTGCCTCTATCCTCCCAAGGGGACGCGCGGCTTTGGCCCTCGGCGGGCCATCGCCTACAACAGCGAGGAGACCGGCCACTACCTTGCACAGAGTGAGGAAAGTTTTGTCCGCATCATCCAGATCGAGCACATCAATGCGGTACGGCATATCGACGCCATCCTGAGTCTTGAGGGGCTGGATGCCATCATCATCGGCCCCAATGACCTCTCCGCCTCAATCGGGAGACTGGGGGACAGTTTGCATCCAGAGGTACTTGAGCTATCACGTACGATTGTTGCAGCTGCAAAGCGTGCAGGAAAACCCGTGGGAGTATCCATAGGACCTGATGAACGGACCATCCGTACCTACCAGGAGATGGGCGTCGATTTTCTGAGTACCGGGGATGACATCTCCTTCCTGTACCAAGGCTCGCAGCGCGTGTTCTCCTTGGTCGGAAGGTAG